The following nucleotide sequence is from Triticum dicoccoides isolate Atlit2015 ecotype Zavitan chromosome 7B, WEW_v2.0, whole genome shotgun sequence.
ggcccaataggcccattacactccctggggggttccggtaaccccccggtactccggtatttgtccgaacttgcccggaacccttccgaagtccaaacatagtcatccaatatatcgatctttatgtctcgaccatttcgggactcctcgtcatgtccgtgatcatatccaggactccaaactaccttcggtacatcaaaacacaaaaactcataataccaatcgtcaccaaacgttaagcatgcggaccctacgggttcgagaactatgtagacatgaccgagacatgtctctggccaataaccaatagcggaacctggatgctcatattggctcccacatattctacgaagatctttatcggtcaaaccgcataacaacatacgttgttccctttgtcatcggtatgttacttgcccgggattcgatcatcggtatctcaatacctagttcaatctcgttatcggcaagtctctttactcgttccgtaatgcatcatcccacaactaactcattagtcacattgcttgcaaggcttatagtgatgtgcattactgagaggacccagagatacctctccgacaatcggagtgacaaatcctaatcttgatctatgcaaacccaacaagtaccatcagagacacctgtagagcacatttataatcacccagttacgttgtgacgtttggtagcacacaaagtgttcctccggtattcgggagttgcataatctcatagtcataggaacatgtataagtcatgaagaaagcaataacaacatactaaatgatcaagtgctaagctaacagaatgggtcaagtcgatcacatcattctctaatgatgtgatcccgttaatcaaatgacaactcatgtctatggctaggaaacttaaccatttttgattcaatgagctagtctagtagaggcatactagtgacactctgtttgtctatatattcacacatgtattaagtttccggttaatacaattctagcatgaataaaaatttaccatgatataaggaaatataaataacaactttattattgcctctagggcatatttccttcagaagccactagtgaaacctatggccccgggtctcttttccattatatttgcATCTCTTTAAATGTCgtttactatttttcaatctttactttccaatctatacaacaaaaatacaaaaaaatatttactttactatctctattaaatctcacttttgcgagtgaccgtgaagggattgacaacccctttatcgcgttggttgtaatgttcttgattgtttgtgcaggtactaggtgacttgtgcgtagtctcctactggattgataccttggttctcaaaactgagggaaatacttacgctactttgctgcatcaccctttcctcttcaagggaaaaccaatgcatgctcaagaggtagcaaaattTTAAGAAAAATAATTTGTGTGTGGGAGCACCCATTCATCATGTGACCGAATCTGTCAATTGGCGCGGGCAATTGGATCGTCCGCCCTGCCTTCTTCATCGTCTAAATAACCTAGTTCATCTTTCTCTCCACACCCACACaatttcttcttcctctagttcccgCCCTTGTCTACTTCGGTCGAACCACCCACTCCCACCCCCCATGCCGGGTGATGCTTCCCTGCACTTCATCACCCTTCCCTCCACTTCGGCCACTGTTGTGTTGTCGCAACCTCGGTCGCCCCTCTACCCCTGACCTCTCGCACCGGCAACCCCCCTCCCAAATCCCGAATGGGCAACCCTAGCTCCATCAGACTTCCCTCCACATGTGACGGCATGGCATTGTCGTCAACTTCATGTCGTTTTCATCAGCGTCCCCACCCCTCCCATGCGGATGTGCCACAACAACAAAATCCTTCAGAGCGATTTTGTGTGTATAGTTAGGGTCTAGCATGTGTGTTTGGTGTGAATGGTGTGTGTGCGGAGTGAGTTTGTGCATGAGCTCATATACTACCATTGTACCACACAAGAAAACTCGAAAAAGAATGGTACTTCACTCGCACTCGCTCATAGAGACTTTTAAGCCGCGTTCGGATTCCCTCCGCTCCGCGGCTCCGCGCCGGAGCGGAGCGGCAATCCAGTTATAATCTGCGGAGTTGATTAAACGCTGCTCCGCGCGCTCCGCTCCGCGGAGGATGGCCGAACAGGGCCTTAATCTCAGATCTATTTCATACTTTTGAGCCTCCAGTTCTATTGTTCCATTGATGACATTTTAGTCTCATAAGAGCCTCATCACtagcagggatgtccttcccgctcGAAAACAACCCACATTAGCGAGAAATCAAAGTTTTAAACTTGGAGTGAAAAACCAAGCTTCGACTATGGATGGAGCGTGCATCGTCGTGCTCATCACTCCTCCTTGGTGGCGTCACCTTGGAGATGGTCTTCTATCAAACGTCCATGTTTTGTGCATCCTGTAGTTTTCTTCATCGGTTAGATGGATGCGTGGTCTTGATCGGTGTGGAACCCGGACGACGGCTCTGGAGAGCGAAGTTGTGTTGTAGAGCATCAAATTTTATCACTTGGATGGTGGAGTTATCAGCTCGTGCGCGACACGTCCTCATGCATGTGTGGAAGCCAGAGCGATGACTCCGAAGGATGTCTTCTATTGCAAGGTTTCGATTTGGGTCTCTTGGGAGGCNNNNNNNNNNNNNNNNNNNNNNNNNNNNNNNNNNNNNNNNNNNNNNNNNNNNNNNNNNNNNNNNNNNNNNNNNNNNNNNNNNNNNNNNNNNNNNNNNNNNNNNNNNNNNNNNNNNNNNNNNNNNNNNNNNNNNNNNNNNNNNNNNNNNNNNNNNNNNNNNNNNNNNNNNNNNNNNNNNNNNNNNNNNNNNNNNNNNNNNNNNNNNNNNNNNNNNNNNNNNNNNNNNNNNNNNNNNNNNNNNNNNNNNNNNNNNNNNNNNNNNNNNNNNNNNNNNNNNNNNNNNNNNNNNNNNNNNNNNNNNNNNNNNNNNNNNNNNNNNNNNNNNNNNNNNNNNNNNNNNNNNNNNNNNNNNNNNNNNNNNNNNNNNNNNNNNNNNNNNNNNNNNNNNNTTGTATTGATTTTTAGCCATTTCTCCTTATTAACTGGACAATTCTCTTCTCCTACGAAAGGCGGAGCTCCTCGTGGTTGCTCAAAACAAAGTCTCCCTCATATTTTTGGTCCAATTTTGACCATAATTTTTACAGggtaattttgatcataaatttaactaataaaatataaatTATATGTGGGAAAAATAGTATTATTGGAAACTTACTTCAAATATGAATACAACAAGATAATTACTGTAGCATatactccctatgtcccataatataagagagcTACACtagctcttatattatgagaccgaGGGAGTAGCTTATATATTTTGTTAGAGAGTTAGATACACTACAGGTGCCCTAACTTGTCCGGCACGATCAGTTTGGTGCCTAAACTTGAAAAATACACAAAACTAGTGTCGTAACTTTTCTAGGTGTTCAAATATGGCGCCCCTAGACGTATGCCGCCGTATCAACTGCCCGTGAGGCATGGGCCACATGCCAGTGCTGCGGACGGTAGTTTTTTTAAATGACCTTGGACTTTGGTTAATTCTTGCAAAAAATCGTTACGGGCGCTACACACACTGTTTTTTACGGGAACATGCATGTACTTTAATTAATTCACACACAAAAGAAAACACAAGTTGGCATGAAGGGAATTCGAACCACGGACCTGCGGGTTGCCTAACAAACAAGCGGATTAAGAGACAACATTTTGGTTTACATTTAACTGCTAGCTAGCAACTTATATGCACGATTCAATTtctagaattgacaggtgatgcacagggGTTTCCCCCATTTATTAAGGATCAAGTTTGGTGTGTGGTGGAACCTCTCATCAATAAATgtcttgatactcatttaaaaaaatttgaggaccatgtttatcttgatactcatactaaaatggccgtatgcatccctggttggtgcagaggccgggaagtgaaaATCTCTCCCATTTTAGGTAACCTACGTCTCTTCCGAACGGGCCCCCGCGTCGCCTAACGACACGGGCGGCGATCGATCCACCACACCTTCGACCCCGTCACCGGTTcctcccccctcgccgccgccggaggccaGCGCCAGGCAAAGTCTgcgcaatggcggcggcggcggggcctctctCTGTTCTGGCGACAAGACGGCGGTTGGTGGATCCGTGTGCAGATTGGATCGGCCAGAGGCGGAGCCCCGGCGGCGGCCGTCGGATCCGTGGATGGCGGCGCGTGCAGCGGCGGGAGTGGAGCCTCGGCAGCGGCTGTTGGATCTGCGGATGACGGCGGTTGCGGCATGCTCTTGCTCGGTCAAAAGACCCGGTGACAGCAGCCATAGCAGATGAACCTGGGCGGTTTGCATGTCCAAAACGTGCTCAGATGGATGGATCCAAGCCGTGATGTTTGCATGTCCAAAACGTGCTCAGATGGATGTAAACCAGGTTACTGGTCACCGCTTCCTTGTGCTGTACGTGGATGTGATCCAGCAGCCTGCTCTCGGCTATTACGTCTGCCGGCGCCTCGCACAAGGACGCACAGAGCCGCAGAGTCGAGCACCAGGACGTGCCAGCCCTTCGCTTGGATCCGGCCTGACCGTGCCGGCGTCGGCCGATCCGTCGTCGAACTGTGAATTTTGGTGACCATCATAGGTTTTTCGCAGGCCTGCGGCAGACGGTGATATGCCTTTCAGGCTTCAGTTCAGGCCATGACACCCCGACGGGCATGGGCAGGGCTCTCTTCAGCTAGGTGGGACGGTGGTGGTGTCGATCATTGTGGCGACCACCCCGACATGCGGCGGCAGACTTGTTGTGAAGCGTGGTGATCACCGAAAGGTCTTTCTGATGGTGCTCTCTCAAGATCCGGTGGTTTACTTCGGCGGGGAGATAAAAACTATGGACGACGCCTTGACGCAAAGGGATGGTTGTGCAGCACCTGAGCACATCGCATGCAGCTGCTGGgatcgtggaaaagtggtggtgacAACACATATGATGTCGATGGTGGTGCTGCTTGAGCACCTGGTtcgagctccggggtgaaagccTAGGCCTGACCCGAGTTGGTTATACCTAGCAATGGCGATGCTTTTACAtcgttaccttcttgaaggcattgctcggatatgcttgttcaggttcttcagggtgaaaacctagattctgaccttggatggttggatccggtgacgaTGGCGCTTGAGCGCCAatcccttcctgaaggcgttgctgttgaagaatctCGTCGATCGTGGGATGTCATGGGATGGTTGGTGCGGATACGGTCACCGATTTAGTTTGCTGATCACCGATCTGATCGTTTTTGTGTTTTTTATCGCCTGTGTATAGCTTTGGTCTTATTTGACTTTGCTATTTATCGGCGTGTTtttttgtgtgcgtgtgtgtgcgtgtgtgttggctgtatgcatcttagttatgcagaggccgggtgtgtgctcattATGTTTGTATTCTCTTGATGCTTCATTCCGAgccaataaaattcaccctttgtcGGAAAAAAAACGTATCGCTTTGCACATGTTTTCTACAGCTTTTTTGAAGTACTGCTTCACTTTTTTCTGAGTTCCTGTTTAATTTTCATGATAGATAAATTTTCCCAtatgaaaaataaaataattatCAATATGCAATTATTGTTGATTTTATATCTTTATTCTATTTTCATTATTGTGTACCTTGAAGAGATAAACATGAATTTTCTCTAAAATTTATGTGGACATAAAAAGATGAATGTATATTAaaaattattctgtaaatttatgtATCCTCATTGAGCACCATAAGCAAGAACAATTATTGTGTATCttcattatatttttaaaatgcacAATTATTTAAAATTGACAATATTGTATTTAAAAACTGTTCAACGTGTATTAAATATTATTGTGTGACAATAATAACTTCTAGAAATGTACTAGCATGTTAAGCGTGTTTGTAGAAATTTAAGAATAATATTACATAATATTATTTTAATAGGCATTCAACATTATCAAAAAATatggtgaacattttctaaaataataggaaaataaaaaaatgaacatGAACGTGAACGTGTATTTCAAAAACTGCTCACTTTGTTTTCAAGATAAGTTCAACTTTTTAATTCCACATcaattttagaaaaagttcatgttTATCTCTTCAAAGTACACAATAATGAAAatagacaaaatttcatattgataattattttattttttcacATGGAAAAAATTTATGTATCATGAGAACTAAACAGAAACTTCACTCGAAGAAAAACAAGATGGTAACTTGgaaataaatataaataaaattACTCCGGTAAAAGCATACGCAGAGCGATACGTGCAATCATCTATATAAACTGCTTGCTGATAATTAAGCGCAAACCAGACTATGGCCACCTGGTCCGCTCGATTGTCAGAAGATGAGGATGTCACATGTTCGAATTCCCTGCACGCTCGCTTCCTGTATTTTTTTGCGATTATTACTTAAAATCAAGGGGTATTTTTGCAAGATTGATTAAAATCCAGGGGCATTCCTATAAAAAACACGCGTAGCTCACAGCGCCTGCAaccactgacatgtggcccagcgACATGTTGGCATGCCACGCGGGCACTCGATACGGCGGCATACGTCCAGAGGTACCGTATTTGAAAGTCCAAACAAGTTATGACATCACTTTTGTGTATTTTTCAAGTTTAGGCATCAAACTGACCGCGCCGGACAAGTTAAGGCACCTGTGGTGTATTTAACTCTTTGTTAGACAAACTTACGGTCGAAATTTGACCAAAATAGAGGGCTTCAACATTTTATCGCTCTTCATAATGGTGGACCCAAACGTCAGTGACGGCATCTTTCGACCCCTTAGTCCCCTTAACTGCCCTGGTGTCCGGTGGATCCGTGGGAACACATCGCTGTGGCGCAGCAAGCATGGCCAGCGGCGCCGGCGAGGATGAGGCGCCGTCAGGGTGGGCGTGGCGTTCAAGTACGGCATCTTTCACCCTGACTCGTTCCTCTTCTTACTCGCCTAGGTTTTGCTGGCCCAATCTAGTTCCGCTGACACCAGATTCAACGGCGAATTGTATGCGTTGCTGAGGTCAGGGGAGACACATCCCCGATCTCTCAATTCTTTTTCTCGTTTCCCTTTCAATGGCGAGCGACAGAAGGAACAGTCCACGATCGAGATATGGAAGAACAGGTCTCGGATTGGATTCAATAATGGAAGAACATGGAAAGGAAGGAAAAGTTTCCGCTTGCCGTCCCTTTCCTCCCCATTAGTCAATCCCCTCTCCAACCTCCAGCACAACAGTACAACACGTACTCCAATTCTCTACTGTCTAGAGGACTCCGTGCTGCTTACTGCTCACACGGTCACACCTTTTAACTGACCCATCGACACCATTCTTTGTCTCCTCCTTCTATGCTTGTCATTGCCACTTCATTGTTTGTGTCAGATCGATTACTCACCACCGGTGTCTTCCTTGCGCGGTATTGAATCCGTTCATTCTTCCGTAAAAGTGCAGTCATTGTAGCTTCCTTCATGCTATGGTGTGGTGCCATGACCATGATTGTTAGCTTCCTCCATGACCATGATTGTTATTTGTTAGCTTCATTCATGTTATGATGCTACGACCATGATTGTTAGCCTCCTTCAGTGGATATGCACGCGGCGGAGGCAGGATTTTGACACTTTTTTCTTCCACCAAATCTCCCATGCCATATCAAGTTTATGCTCCCAATCACATAACCACTTGAATCTATCTTCGGTGTTTATTGCTGTTACCGGTCACCAAGCGCTTCATGACTGTATGCTTTTCACAGAGTGTTCCTCAGACTTTTGAGAATTCCCGGATACACATGTCAACAAAGTCCCAAGTACTATAAGGGCACATCGTCACGGCTTTGCTGACAAGATTATTTTCGTGTTCCTGGATCTGGACAAGTAACCGTTCTCCTCTGCTTCTTTTCAGGGGATTGGCTCTGCCATCACAAGGAGCCTGCATCCCTGAACTCTGAATATTACCGCCAAATCGGGGATTTTTTCTCCACAACGGCGTCATGCTACGGTCCCGACTGTTCTATATTTGCTCCATTATCTTCGCATTCTATTTTGCCCATGTGCAACAGACGAGTGCACAGATCACAGCACCATGGGAAGGTAAAATCCATCTTAACCACCATACCTCTTGTTTAATTTGGTAGGTGTTCTTGTTCATTTTACATTTTCCTCATAACCATGACCCACTTGAGGAGAGATGCAAAGGAGCACACAAGTCCAGGGTGCTACATTTTTTTTTCTGCATCCTTCTTGCATTATGAGACCAACTTGCTGTACATTTGGTTCAACTGGTCTGCAGTCGATGCTTTGAGAGCTATCAGAGGCAGCTTGAGTGATCCACTGGGACGTCTCGATAACTGGAACCGTGGAGATCCGTGCGTCGGAAATTGGTCCCGTGTTATCTGTTACAATGTAACAGCAAGCGATGGATACTTTCATGTGCGGCAACTGTATGTGCATAAGTGTTCTCCTTGTCAATCATGCCCATATCATTTATACAACCCTTCTTCTTTGCTTCTATTCTGGCTTGCTTTTTGTCATGAATTGAGAACTTGGGCTTGGTCATATATATAGTTTTGTTGACTTTCTTAATAGATCATTTTGCCATCCTGGATTCTGTTTTGGTCTGTTGACAGCTTcatttaaataaaccagaaaaagatTGCAGCGTTCATTACCTTCTTGCAAACCATGTTAATTATGTATCAGCATATCTGATGGAGCTGAAAGTGGAGtaaaaaaagatgcaaaatgtgtATAGATGGAGTAGAGGAGCATTTTCCCTCTGAAAAGTGAAAAGTCTCATGCTTATTTTAATTCCAGATGAATCTAATTCCTGTGACATTTTATTATAATATGTTTCGCTTGATGATATCCTCGTATTATGTGATTATAGGGAGCTTCTACGGTTAAATTTATCTGGGACTCTAGCTCCTGAGCTTGGCCAGCTGTCTCGCATGAAAATATTGTAAGTGCAGTGAGCTGAGCTCGGTAATTATCGTGTGGATTGCCTGTTCATTTAATCCAGTCCTACATGCACAAGGGGCGACTGAGTACTTTTAATTTCCTTTCAAGGGATTTTATGTGGAACTCAATTGGCGGGAGCATTCCTAAGGAGGTTGGCAACATTACTTCCCTGGAACTATTGTAAGTCGAAATCTACACCACGGATTAGAAACATGGTCTACCTGAATCAATTTCCTTAATATATTTCTGGTTAGACATGGAGGTTATCATTTTTCTGTATATGTTAACTTAGTTATTGCTTGCAGGTGTTTCAATAAATAGTTGTTTCTCTGAGATGATTTCACAGTTCGTTTTGCTCCTGTAACAAGGTGTGCATTGTTTATATTTGCAGGCTCTTAAATGGGAACCAGTTGACTGGTTCTTTACCAGAGGAAATTGGCTTCGTTCCTAATTTGAATAGGATTCAGATTGATCAGAACCATATATCCGGATCCATACCTAAATCATTCGCTAACCTGAACAAAACCGAGCACTTGTAAGTAGGATATGTTTTAGCCTCTCTGTTAACGAGTGATAGTTATCCTTATCCTAATGGATTTCCATTTACTATCCAGTCACATGAACAATAATTCATTGAGTGGTCAAATTCCACCTGAACTGTCCAGATTACCTTCCCTTGTTCATCTGTAAGTACCTGACCTCTGCTGTACCATAATATTGGTTTTCATTTATACCCCACTGACAGTATAATTGGTTTGCAGATTGTTGGATAACAATAACTTATCTGGCTATCTTCCTCCAGAATTATCGCAGCTACCAAAACTGCTCATCGTGTATGAAGCCCACTATTGTGCAGTAGTTTGAATAATATACAGTTTTTGATTATTTTGGTTGGGTGGGCTGGATATCAATCTTTGATTATGAATTGGACTGATCTGTCGGCCCTAAATGAAGATCATAAGCAGTAGTTCTCCTGTATTTGTTGTTTTGTAGCTTAAATGAATAGTTTACGGTTTACTTACAACTTTGGGAGCAACACAAACAAAGAATGTCTGCTCCACTGTTCTCTTCTACTGAAAAGTAGCTGCTGGCCTGTTCCTTGTGATAACTTATTCTCGTAATACTGGGAAGTTGCTTTAACTGGCATTAGCTCTGTTAGTTGTTTAGGATTACTTCTGATTTTACCCTGATCTTTAGGGCATTATTTCTTGCCAGCAGTAAATCACTGAAAGCTTGTATGCTGCTGAAACAATATAACTGCTAGTCGATTTTGCatttttctgttatttatataccATGAGTAATTCAAAGTAACTGGAAAGAAGACCCATAGCAACTCGAGTAACTTCCAGTTCATTTTCTTAGTCTTTTTACATGTCTTTGAGATATCACTTGTAAAGATATATATAAACATTCACTGCACGTCTAATTGCGTCTTTTCAAAATGATCCCAGCCAGCTAGACAATAACAACTTCTCGGGGAGTTCAATTCCTTCATCTTATGGCAATATCACCACACTTCTGAAGTTGTAAGTATGTTCTCCATCTCTCTGCTTTTTTAGCTATGTGCTCAAATGAATTATAATATTAATAATGATGATTTCACATTGGTCGTCATTATTGCAATGAGGATGGCCCTTAATTTGGTTGAGTTCTGCAAAAGAAATAAAGAATCTTAACTTGCTTTTCTTTTACAGTATGTATGACAGTCTCAGATTAATCTAATTGATATGGTCTATATCAGGAGTTTGAGAAACTGCAGCTTGGAAGGTCCCGCTCTTGATGCCAGTGGAATACCGCAACTTGGCTACTTGTACGTAGCATTCTGAACTACGCACTACCTATTTGTTTAGGAAAAAAAAATCTCAACCGTGatgcttaggccttgtacaatgcaaggtacttaggggaggtgcttagagaaataaaccaggcttttcttAAGCATTAGTGCTTATTTGTACAGAGTAGACGCTTAATTAGgtgtctctcctgtagaaataggcaccggtgcttcagaaaaatctggtttatttttctaagcacctccctAAACATCTAGCATTGTGCAAGGCCTTAGGTGAATTTGGCAGCTATCACTTGCTCTGATCTTTGTTATGTTGTTTCAGGGATATTAGTTGGAATCAGTTGACGGGTCCCATACCATCTGGCAAACTAGCGAGCAACATAACTACAATGTATAAAAATAAGGCCCTCTCAAAGATTTCATGCCATTTTGTTTTTTAAGTATTATTTATTGATCCCTTTTTCCCCAATGAAACTTCTATTTTCAGTTTACACTCACTTTTGCAAGTTGTGCAGAGATCTTTCCCACAATCGTCTTAACGGTTCTATTCCTGGAAGTTTCTCCGGCCTTCCTAATCTCCAAAGATTGTAAGTCTGATATTACGTTCTCCATGCTATTACGGCAATATTTGATAGGGGATAGATCTCTAGAAAGGGGGGATGCTCTTACTTCATTATTGCTGAATAGTAGCGAATTACTCCCTTTGTCCCTTAGGGTAGTCTCGCATGGACAATGATTGATTGCAGAGTACCTTCTCCGGGTCCATGCCATGACAACAACTTTAATTTTGAACAAACATAAGTTTAAACAGTTTTGCATCACAGTACTGTCCATGAATGATCATTTGAATCAGGCTGAGCTGATTTTTTTTTTTGGTCTTCATTCAGGTCAATGGAGAATAATAACTTGGATGGTTCTGTTCCATCTGATGTCTGGCGAAATATTGATTTCAGTGGAAATAGAAGCCTGATATTGTAAGATCATCATAAATTGAACCTTCTGCTTCACCTTTTTGATTTTATAGAATGGTATATAATTGACATATTTCTTCAGGACTGGTAATCTAATATCCCCCCCTCAACTATTTTGCAGGGATTTCCATAACAACGCTCTCACGAATCTATCAAATCCTCTTACACCCCCTGCGAATGTTACCATCCTGTATGCATTTCTATTGAACACTTATCTTTTCCATTTTTCAGATCCATTCATCATTTCCAGTACCTTATATTTTCTTTCCTTTACCATCCATGTTTTTAGGTTATCTGGAAACCCCATATGCACATCGCAAAATCAACTGAATATATCTCAGTATTGCCAATCAATTTCAGTTGTTGTTCCTGGAGGTTCCACAAATAACAATACACTTTGTCCGCCATGCTCAACCGACCTTCCTCACGAAAACATACTAAGGTCACCAATCCCATGCTTATGTGCTATTCCACTTCACGTCGATTACCGGCTGAAGAGTCCAGGATTCTGGGATTTTGTTCCGTACGAAGCTGAATTTCAACACTACTTATCATCTGGTCTTTCATTGTCTTCGTATCAATTGGAAGTCTCTACTTTTATGTGGGAAGAAGGCCCAAGACTGAAGATGAACCTTAAGCTTTTCCCTAACAACACTCCGTTGTTTAACTCTGGTGAAGTGCTGAGACTGAGGGACATGTTCACAGGGTGGCTCATCACAGACTCGGATATATTTGGGCCCTATGAGCTTATCGACTTCATCCCAGGGTGGTATGaaaatagtatgtatatatgttacTTTATCTTCACTCCACTCCATATTTCGTTTCGTTGCAATTTTGTCACCATGTTTATCTTGTCGTATATAGATGTTTGTATTAGTGATCATACGTGCAGTTACGTGCGCACAGTGGAGCTGCCGAGGCCTCCTCTCTTCATCTTCCCCAATGCAGATCTCCAAACCCCACATCAATCAAATAAGCATATTACCGTTGCCCACTTGTCCTAACTTAGTAAGCTTCATTGTATGTCTCTGAACCTGCAACGAATTTTCACACAAC
It contains:
- the LOC119337700 gene encoding probable LRR receptor-like serine/threonine-protein kinase At1g06840 isoform X3 gives rise to the protein MTHLRRDAKEHTSPGCYIFFSASFLHYETNLLYIWFNWSAVDALRAIRGSLSDPLGRLDNWNRGDPCVGNWSRVICYNVTASDGYFHVRQLELLRLNLSGTLAPELGQLSRMKILDFMWNSIGGSIPKEVGNITSLELLLLNGNQLTGSLPEEIGFVPNLNRIQIDQNHISGSIPKSFANLNKTEHFHMNNNSLSGQIPPELSRLPSLVHLLLDNNNLSGYLPPELSQLPKLLIVQLDNNNFSGSSIPSSYGNITTLLKLSLRNCSLEGPALDASGIPQLGYLDISWNQLTGPIPSGKLASNITTIDLSHNRLNGSIPGSFSGLPNLQRLSMENNNLDGSVPSDVWRNIDFSGNRSLILDFHNNALTNLSNPLTPPANVTILLSGNPICTSQNQLNISQYCQSISVVVPGGSTNNNTLCPPCSTDLPHENILRSPIPCLCAIPLHVDYRLKSPGFWDFVPYEAEFQHYLSSGLSLSSYQLEVSTFMWEEGPRLKMNLKLFPNNTPLFNSGEVLRLRDMFTGWLITDSDIFGPYELIDFIPGWYENTKRIQMKIDGVRDLTFEELSNCTSNFSDSALIGQGGYGKVYRGVLADGTGAAVKRTQQGSLQGSEEFFTEIELLSRLHHRNLVSLVGYCDEDNEQMLVYEYMPNGNLRDHLSAKAKEALSFPMRLRIALGSSRGILYLHTEADPPIYHRDIKSSNILLDSKFVAKVSDFGLSRLAPLPAMEGVAPGHVSTVVKGTPGYLDPEYFLTHNLTDKSDVYSLGVVFLELLTGMQPISHGKNLVREVVAANQSGMILSVVDTRMGPCPWECVERFAALGLRCCRDETDARPSMVEVVRELETIWQMTPETDSVPLESESRCPWTPGRTGTQLSSSSAGGLMMAYQYMSSSDASGSNLLSGVVRSTNPR
- the LOC119337700 gene encoding probable LRR receptor-like serine/threonine-protein kinase At1g06840 isoform X4; translated protein: MCIDGVEEHFPSEKELLRLNLSGTLAPELGQLSRMKILDFMWNSIGGSIPKEVGNITSLELLLLNGNQLTGSLPEEIGFVPNLNRIQIDQNHISGSIPKSFANLNKTEHFHMNNNSLSGQIPPELSRLPSLVHLLLDNNNLSGYLPPELSQLPKLLIVQLDNNNFSGSSIPSSYGNITTLLKLSLRNCSLEGPALDASGIPQLGYLDISWNQLTGPIPSGKLASNITTIDLSHNRLNGSIPGSFSGLPNLQRLSMENNNLDGSVPSDVWRNIDFSGNRSLILDFHNNALTNLSNPLTPPANVTILLSGNPICTSQNQLNISQYCQSISVVVPGGSTNNNTLCPPCSTDLPHENILRSPIPCLCAIPLHVDYRLKSPGFWDFVPYEAEFQHYLSSGLSLSSYQLEVSTFMWEEGPRLKMNLKLFPNNTPLFNSGEVLRLRDMFTGWLITDSDIFGPYELIDFIPGWYENILPRRTESSLSTGATVGIVIAAFAAAAILSSLVTLIILRRRSSQISKRRTAKRIQMKIDGVRDLTFEELSNCTSNFSDSALIGQGGYGKVYRGVLADGTGAAVKRTQQGSLQGSEEFFTEIELLSRLHHRNLVSLVGYCDEDNEQMLVYEYMPNGNLRDHLSAKAKEALSFPMRLRIALGSSRGILYLHTEADPPIYHRDIKSSNILLDSKFVAKVSDFGLSRLAPLPAMEGVAPGHVSTVVKGTPGYLDPEYFLTHNLTDKSDVYSLGVVFLELLTGMQPISHGKNLVREVVAANQSGMILSVVDTRMGPCPWECVERFAALGLRCCRDETDARPSMVEVVRELETIWQMTPETDSVPLESESRCPWTPGRTGTQLSSSSAGGLMMAYQYMSSSDASGSNLLSGVVRSTNPR